One genomic region from Salmonirosea aquatica encodes:
- a CDS encoding DUF4134 family protein — translation MILNTIFFNLLCQAQHYLGRGEGAIEGSIIDRYITDPISNNLDVFSNFVFAVCGIMGLLGGLRIYTGAMNGDDDVKRHAFRWLGAIIALFVIGYTLQSLASAQKPMQGDANVKSFMEK, via the coding sequence ATGATCCTAAATACCATATTTTTTAACTTATTATGCCAGGCGCAGCATTACTTAGGTAGGGGAGAAGGTGCCATCGAGGGTTCCATCATTGACCGTTACATCACTGATCCCATTTCCAACAATCTGGACGTTTTTTCCAATTTCGTTTTTGCGGTTTGCGGGATCATGGGGTTGCTGGGTGGACTCAGGATTTACACTGGGGCCATGAATGGTGACGACGACGTGAAGCGTCACGCCTTCCGGTGGCTGGGGGCTATTATAGCACTCTTTGTCATTGGATACACTTTACAGAGCCTTGCTTCCGCACAGAAGCCCATGCAAGGCGATGCTAATGTCAAGAGTTTCATGGAAAAATAG
- a CDS encoding type IV secretion system protein: MSILSILAFGSTDLLKVIDAMYAKEIAENTYNSGIGVELMNASRAIAGIAGLFYIASKISSQIIRNEGINFIPLLRPFALMILIGLVPQITTLIDTTFQKVAVAAQADNESVKNRVAMLQKKREDAVKKKWKQIEDNDDAYAMEFGEPGDDMFAAVTKSFNIAVGKMSDDFKSALYDFTQSMLSLLGDIAYIILYLISAVYRIILRIVAPLAIAFAIFDGLSNNVLEWFGKYVNYALLPMVAGIYQNIAVTLNMGFLDEMMASGDMSTTLPSQDPFAFGLVYTGVLIILLVLYMQIPSITNMIMVVGGSSGMIQGLTGKIASSTNSAGRFGSKRISSGTMATSVLGTSGPIGSIIKDTAINRMGGGGGGGLPVSGDFSRLPGGRLVVFQITQSRATNGKKINLRELYENSVGGNRDFDTFIDDDNRLCCLVL; the protein is encoded by the coding sequence ATGAGCATCCTATCCATCCTGGCCTTTGGTAGTACCGACCTTTTGAAGGTCATCGATGCAATGTACGCCAAGGAAATTGCTGAGAACACGTACAATAGTGGAATCGGCGTCGAGCTTATGAACGCTTCCCGGGCTATAGCGGGCATTGCCGGACTGTTTTACATTGCCTCAAAGATATCCAGTCAAATTATCAGAAACGAAGGTATCAACTTCATTCCGCTGTTACGCCCCTTTGCCCTTATGATTCTGATCGGACTTGTTCCTCAGATTACCACACTCATCGATACGACCTTTCAAAAGGTAGCCGTTGCGGCTCAGGCAGATAACGAATCAGTCAAGAATCGCGTGGCCATGCTGCAAAAAAAACGCGAAGACGCTGTAAAGAAAAAGTGGAAGCAAATCGAGGACAATGACGATGCCTACGCCATGGAGTTTGGTGAACCGGGTGACGATATGTTTGCGGCTGTAACCAAATCATTTAACATCGCGGTCGGCAAAATGTCGGATGATTTCAAATCTGCCCTGTATGACTTCACCCAATCCATGCTGTCGCTCTTGGGTGACATTGCCTATATTATTCTATACCTCATTTCGGCGGTTTATCGAATAATACTCAGAATAGTAGCGCCTCTGGCTATTGCCTTCGCTATTTTCGATGGTCTGAGTAACAACGTCTTGGAATGGTTTGGTAAATACGTGAACTACGCTCTTCTTCCAATGGTTGCAGGCATTTACCAGAATATCGCAGTAACGCTTAACATGGGTTTTCTGGACGAGATGATGGCCTCTGGGGATATGTCTACCACCTTACCTTCTCAGGATCCTTTTGCGTTTGGGCTGGTATATACTGGCGTCCTGATCATCCTACTGGTGCTTTACATGCAGATACCATCCATCACAAACATGATTATGGTAGTGGGAGGATCATCAGGAATGATTCAGGGGCTAACTGGCAAAATTGCTTCAAGTACTAACTCCGCTGGCAGATTTGGAAGCAAGCGTATTTCCAGCGGAACAATGGCTACTTCCGTATTAGGTACTTCGGGCCCAATCGGTTCTATAATCAAGGACACGGCAATTAACCGAATGGGTGGTGGTGGGGGGGGGGGCCTTCCCGTGTCGGGGGATTTTTCTCGGCTGCCAGGGGGCCGTCTCGTGGTTTTTCAAATAACTCAAAGCAGAGCAACTAATGGAAAGAAAATCAATTTACGAGAGCTTTATGAGAATTCAGTTGGAGGCAATCGTGATTTCGATACTTTCATTGATGATGACAATCGGTTGTGTTGTTTGGTGTTATAA
- a CDS encoding TraG family conjugative transposon ATPase, producing the protein MNNRVKRFEEIYPIFRIDKETGIMISVNCDLTMAFEVVHPEIFTSSDGEIDILTEAYVSAIKTLPVGYIMHKQDWYVSQAYEADLKSPTIRNGNFVAFDNELHFAKRSCIKHRAYIFITRPSSDIKSRSSKHSSLLKRHLVPKEVLLPETWEVFLDSCEQFEYLLNGSGKASIRPLEIEEIVGDASKTGLLENYTSLSFDDRSLHEVETAVDGSIQIGGKTAFTYVISELGVFPPVVTNSVIYEPYSSERYSIPVSTGAFLGLGLSFNHIYNQVILIEDRDALSRKLVSEIKRHTSFSEWEKGNQVSMGYKDEYLLEMEKSARTAVKAHFSIMVWDRDRETAEALRASTASALSNIGIVPRLARHDVSTLYWSCTPGNIGELGIDNLLTSFIEEAVCLLAIETNYNDAPFSKSGIRMTDRFGNPKMVDLFDEPLKKGSISNRNTFIVGPSGSGKSFFTNNMVYYLLTAGMHVSIVDVGHSYRRLCDVMGGRYVTYEKENPISFNPFYFKDESPQEEDEDALAELLLSLWKSDNETVTNAELTTIRDIVHNYYHILRNNRNHSNRMFPCFDTFYDFTKQTYPDIFSANGGREGREFDLTNFLYCLKPYYRDGQYGFLLNSRANIDLMDLPFVIYELDNIKDHPVLFPVTTIMIMNTYVRKLFTVKGVIKALIIEEAWKALAKEKFANFLRWASKTVRKHDGALIVVTQELDDLVGNEVVKDAIINNSDVKVLLDQKNYENRFSEIEGLLGLSPKQSAIVQSVNRSLDHKRPPYREACVILKDLTKVYGIEVSPTAYAAFTTKKSEVEQIQKLAETAYKGNTEKAIRAWSRGERAEHFAMD; encoded by the coding sequence ATGAACAATCGGGTAAAAAGGTTTGAGGAGATATACCCCATTTTCAGAATAGACAAGGAAACGGGGATAATGATTTCAGTCAACTGCGATCTTACAATGGCCTTTGAAGTAGTGCATCCTGAAATATTCACCTCGTCTGACGGTGAAATAGACATTCTGACGGAGGCCTACGTTAGCGCGATAAAAACGCTGCCCGTAGGCTATATCATGCATAAGCAGGATTGGTATGTTTCCCAGGCCTACGAAGCAGATCTTAAAAGCCCCACAATTAGGAACGGGAACTTTGTAGCCTTTGATAATGAACTGCATTTTGCCAAACGCTCTTGCATTAAGCATAGGGCCTATATATTCATTACCCGGCCAAGTAGCGATATTAAATCTCGTTCTTCCAAGCACTCTTCTTTACTGAAAAGGCACCTGGTGCCGAAAGAAGTACTGTTACCCGAGACATGGGAAGTCTTTTTAGACTCCTGTGAACAGTTCGAGTATCTGTTGAATGGTTCCGGGAAAGCAAGCATACGGCCATTGGAAATCGAAGAAATTGTCGGTGATGCCAGCAAAACGGGTTTGTTGGAAAACTACACGAGTCTAAGTTTCGATGACAGGAGTCTGCATGAGGTGGAGACGGCCGTGGACGGATCCATTCAAATCGGTGGCAAAACCGCCTTCACTTACGTTATCTCTGAGTTGGGCGTTTTTCCGCCAGTCGTGACTAATTCTGTCATTTACGAACCGTATTCATCCGAGCGGTACAGCATCCCGGTAAGCACGGGCGCGTTTTTGGGATTGGGACTTTCTTTCAATCATATCTATAACCAGGTCATCCTGATTGAAGACCGGGACGCCCTTTCAAGGAAACTGGTTTCGGAAATAAAAAGGCACACCTCATTTTCAGAATGGGAAAAGGGAAATCAGGTTTCCATGGGGTACAAGGACGAATATCTCCTCGAGATGGAAAAAAGTGCAAGGACAGCGGTCAAAGCACATTTCAGTATCATGGTCTGGGATAGGGATCGAGAAACGGCGGAGGCTCTTCGCGCCAGCACGGCGTCTGCCCTTAGTAATATCGGAATTGTCCCCAGATTGGCCAGACACGATGTTTCGACGCTTTACTGGTCTTGTACTCCCGGTAATATTGGAGAACTGGGCATAGACAATCTGCTTACTTCCTTTATCGAGGAAGCTGTCTGTCTGCTGGCCATCGAGACCAACTACAATGATGCTCCTTTTTCGAAGTCTGGGATCAGAATGACCGATCGTTTTGGCAATCCCAAAATGGTCGATCTATTTGATGAGCCCTTGAAAAAAGGATCTATCTCCAATCGAAACACTTTCATTGTTGGGCCCTCGGGATCCGGGAAATCCTTCTTTACCAATAACATGGTGTATTACCTACTTACAGCGGGTATGCATGTAAGCATTGTGGATGTTGGCCACAGCTACCGCAGACTGTGCGATGTCATGGGCGGAAGGTACGTAACCTACGAAAAGGAGAACCCGATCAGTTTTAATCCGTTTTACTTTAAAGACGAAAGCCCTCAGGAAGAGGATGAAGATGCGTTGGCCGAGCTCCTTTTGTCACTGTGGAAATCGGATAATGAAACGGTGACAAATGCCGAGCTTACGACGATTCGGGATATTGTTCACAACTACTACCATATCCTCCGTAACAATAGGAACCACTCAAACCGAATGTTCCCCTGTTTTGACACTTTTTATGATTTCACAAAACAAACCTACCCGGATATATTTTCTGCAAACGGGGGACGGGAGGGACGGGAGTTTGATTTGACCAACTTTCTCTACTGCCTGAAACCCTACTATCGGGATGGGCAATATGGGTTTCTCCTGAATTCACGCGCTAATATAGACCTCATGGATTTGCCCTTTGTCATCTATGAACTAGATAACATAAAGGATCACCCGGTGCTGTTCCCAGTCACGACCATTATGATTATGAACACCTACGTTAGGAAGTTATTCACGGTGAAAGGTGTGATTAAGGCACTCATTATAGAGGAAGCATGGAAAGCGCTTGCAAAGGAGAAGTTTGCCAACTTCCTGAGATGGGCTTCCAAGACAGTCCGAAAACACGATGGGGCATTGATCGTAGTGACCCAGGAACTTGACGACCTGGTGGGCAACGAGGTGGTGAAAGACGCCATTATCAATAATTCCGATGTAAAGGTGCTACTGGATCAGAAGAATTACGAAAATCGGTTTTCCGAGATCGAGGGCCTTTTAGGCTTAAGTCCCAAGCAATCCGCCATTGTCCAGAGCGTAAATCGCTCCCTCGACCACAAGCGACCGCCCTATCGGGAAGCCTGTGTCATACTCAAGGATTTGACCAAGGTGTACGGAATCGAAGTTTCCCCGACCGCCTACGCGGCTTTCACCACCAAGAAAAGCGAGGTCGAGCAAATCCAGAAACTGGCAGAAACTGCTTACAAAGGAAACACCGAGAAGGCAATCCGGGCGTGGAGTAGAGGAGAGCGAGCGGAACATTTTGCGATGGACTAA
- the traK gene encoding conjugative transposon protein TraK has product MKELLDLEKGHQRARVLVMTVVIGCLLTCIISVIMAYRHSADASKRIFVVNRGVALEAFSANVMENRPAEAIFHVTRFHELFFTNPPDARSIEANYVKASFLADESVKMTFERLKEDSFYQRLIQTNTNQKIVVEDVELDMKKYPYRVRTVFKVIQERATNKSTRLLASEASLVDVTRSEVNPQGFLLRNFRITQRSDAKEETIR; this is encoded by the coding sequence ATGAAGGAATTGCTCGATTTGGAAAAAGGCCATCAGCGCGCTAGAGTGCTAGTCATGACTGTTGTGATTGGTTGTCTGCTCACTTGTATCATTTCAGTGATAATGGCCTACAGGCATTCCGCCGATGCCTCGAAAAGAATTTTTGTCGTGAACCGGGGAGTTGCTCTTGAAGCATTCAGCGCTAATGTTATGGAGAACAGACCGGCCGAAGCCATATTTCATGTGACTCGTTTCCATGAACTATTTTTTACTAACCCGCCTGATGCCCGTTCTATTGAAGCGAACTATGTGAAAGCCTCTTTCTTAGCTGATGAGTCCGTGAAAATGACCTTTGAACGACTGAAAGAGGACTCTTTTTACCAAAGGCTCATTCAAACCAATACCAACCAAAAAATAGTGGTGGAAGACGTCGAGCTTGATATGAAGAAATACCCTTATAGGGTGCGAACTGTCTTCAAAGTAATACAGGAACGAGCAACGAACAAAAGTACGCGGTTATTGGCTTCGGAAGCGTCCTTAGTGGATGTTACCCGGTCTGAAGTAAATCCACAGGGGTTTTTGCTCAGGAATTTTCGGATTACACAGCGTAGCGATGCTAAAGAGGAAACCATAAGGTAA
- a CDS encoding DUF4133 domain-containing protein: protein MKKYSIYRGIDNEIEFKGLRGRYFYYAAGGAVGFIMTTLLLHILGVPVLLNIVFLGLGLLASFLIPTSYNKSHGRWGFDKLPVRSLQPKHIVRYRLIRSIVKQEITIKGRKS, encoded by the coding sequence ATGAAGAAGTACTCCATTTATCGAGGCATCGACAATGAGATTGAGTTCAAAGGATTGCGAGGGCGGTATTTTTATTACGCCGCTGGCGGTGCGGTAGGATTTATCATGACTACACTGCTGCTTCACATATTGGGTGTTCCAGTTCTTTTAAACATCGTATTTCTAGGCTTGGGCTTGTTGGCTTCCTTTCTCATCCCAACGAGCTACAATAAATCGCACGGACGATGGGGATTTGATAAGCTGCCCGTGCGGAGCCTACAGCCGAAACACATCGTGCGGTACAGATTGATCAGATCAATAGTCAAACAGGAGATAACCATAAAGGGGAGAAAATCATGA
- a CDS encoding DUF4134 family protein has product MTKLLQKNILTVPAILLSFGVVLAQNPGIQAGAQAIQQASADLQAYFEPVTTLIYIIAALVGLFGGFRIYSKWQNGDQDVQKSAIGWVGAVLFLLSIAAILQAVFFT; this is encoded by the coding sequence ATGACCAAGCTATTGCAAAAAAACATCCTTACGGTACCAGCAATCCTTCTCTCTTTTGGAGTGGTTCTCGCCCAAAATCCTGGTATTCAGGCCGGTGCTCAGGCAATTCAGCAAGCTTCCGCCGACCTTCAGGCTTACTTTGAACCCGTTACGACCCTAATTTACATCATAGCCGCTCTCGTAGGGCTGTTTGGGGGATTCAGGATTTATTCCAAATGGCAGAATGGAGACCAGGACGTTCAGAAAAGTGCCATTGGTTGGGTTGGGGCCGTCTTATTCCTACTGTCGATCGCTGCCATATTACAAGCTGTATTTTTTACCTAA
- a CDS encoding DUF4134 family protein, whose protein sequence is MDLTAAWTISKIIALTIIAVSGLVAGMRIYQGMQRGDDFEAPALRWLIGLAGASALVYAVESFIYNDSGSWASSGSAPHFVALSYAAEAHQDALYLGLAMALFCLIRVYSKIQKGENDIYEYMLKWFGSLMFLFMMGWIIDSILG, encoded by the coding sequence ATGGATTTGACCGCCGCCTGGACAATCTCGAAAATTATTGCTCTGACGATCATTGCCGTATCGGGTCTCGTCGCAGGAATGAGAATCTACCAAGGCATGCAACGAGGTGATGATTTCGAAGCACCGGCCTTAAGATGGCTAATAGGGTTAGCTGGGGCTTCTGCTCTGGTGTATGCCGTCGAGTCGTTCATCTACAATGATAGTGGATCGTGGGCGAGTTCAGGTTCAGCACCCCATTTCGTAGCATTGAGCTATGCGGCAGAAGCTCATCAGGACGCATTATATCTGGGACTAGCCATGGCCTTATTCTGCCTGATCAGGGTGTACAGCAAAATCCAGAAGGGCGAAAATGACATTTACGAATATATGTTGAAATGGTTTGGCTCACTGATGTTCCTTTTTATGATGGGCTGGATAATCGATTCAATTTTAGGCTGA
- a CDS encoding relaxase/mobilization nuclease domain-containing protein, translated as MIGKIGKSGQDFLGVLSYCKYDRAVSSNKAASVRGELIYHQHINVLLFGDKVPLDIIADEMKSISALNSRTRKLVCHVSLSFPPGERPDRQTLRDIVMDFAGDFGFRENGLLAFRHTDKAHEHIHIIANKIDARGVNSAVSSYNYLEMGRFCRRVEIKYDLQQVKHMDALKRDSTHAPKMTSHHVRLREAIDELIPECNNLHTLQVRLLKLGYKSVVEKGIAFVCKRTGTKIKASSLGWQYAKTSLIERINNSFKFEEGPIFTDRSGHTNEVKRPQLEKQFLSPKKKLR; from the coding sequence ATGATCGGTAAAATTGGGAAGTCAGGTCAAGATTTCTTGGGAGTTCTCTCTTACTGCAAATACGATCGTGCTGTCAGTAGTAATAAAGCGGCAAGTGTGCGTGGTGAATTGATCTATCACCAGCATATCAATGTCCTTTTGTTTGGTGATAAAGTACCGCTCGACATCATTGCCGATGAAATGAAAAGCATTTCGGCGTTGAATTCCCGAACGCGTAAACTCGTTTGCCATGTCAGCTTATCGTTTCCGCCCGGGGAGAGGCCTGATCGGCAAACGCTGCGAGACATAGTCATGGACTTTGCTGGGGATTTTGGTTTTAGAGAGAATGGTTTGCTGGCCTTCAGACATACCGATAAAGCACATGAGCATATCCATATCATTGCCAACAAGATCGACGCCAGGGGCGTTAACTCCGCTGTGTCGAGCTACAACTACTTGGAAATGGGGCGCTTTTGTCGGAGAGTGGAAATCAAATATGACCTTCAGCAGGTGAAGCATATGGATGCACTAAAAAGGGACAGTACCCACGCTCCCAAAATGACCTCTCACCATGTGCGGCTAAGGGAAGCAATCGACGAGCTGATTCCTGAATGTAACAATTTACATACGTTGCAGGTCAGATTACTAAAACTGGGCTACAAATCCGTAGTAGAAAAGGGGATAGCCTTTGTCTGTAAAAGGACAGGAACCAAAATCAAAGCTTCGTCGCTCGGATGGCAGTACGCGAAGACAAGTCTTATTGAAAGGATCAATAATAGCTTTAAATTTGAGGAAGGACCAATATTTACTGATAGGAGTGGCCATACCAACGAGGTCAAAAGACCGCAGCTTGAAAAACAGTTTCTTTCTCCAAAGAAAAAGTTGAGATGA
- a CDS encoding ParA family protein, giving the protein MITQEKIVDFIRSRPGLKIPPLEKEAGIPPQTLSKALLANATNIPKKHLSAIETVLRQYGYTDTFNNGVKSAKVLSIVNHKGGVGKTTTVINLAKALSLYGLRVLMIDMDSQGNLSQCYNIHEPNTQIIDSLLSDAEIPVLPIADNLFLAPSDIRMAARESDLMNSIGSERRLTIKLNAIKDQYDYVLIDCPPSLGICTTCSLVASSDCIVPIQAEASAYHGVANLLNHISDIRTFANPSLNIKGFVFTMIDKRLNLHADMMEHIKNSFQGINVFDTIISQSKAVKESQVAKEDLYTSHPSSTPWNQYKALATELLKLQ; this is encoded by the coding sequence ATGATCACTCAGGAAAAAATCGTCGATTTTATCCGTTCACGGCCCGGACTTAAAATTCCGCCCTTGGAAAAAGAGGCAGGTATCCCTCCTCAGACGCTTTCTAAGGCCCTATTGGCCAATGCGACCAACATCCCCAAAAAGCATTTGTCGGCGATAGAAACCGTGCTCAGACAGTATGGCTATACCGATACGTTTAATAATGGAGTGAAATCGGCCAAGGTCCTTTCCATCGTCAATCACAAGGGAGGTGTGGGGAAAACCACTACGGTCATAAACCTGGCCAAGGCCTTGAGCTTATATGGATTACGGGTACTTATGATTGATATGGATTCCCAGGGAAATCTGTCCCAATGCTACAACATCCACGAGCCAAATACCCAGATCATCGACAGTTTACTATCTGACGCCGAAATACCCGTACTCCCAATCGCTGATAATCTTTTCCTGGCACCTTCCGACATCCGCATGGCGGCCCGCGAGAGTGATCTGATGAATTCGATAGGTTCTGAAAGGAGATTGACCATCAAACTCAATGCTATCAAGGACCAATATGATTATGTTCTTATTGACTGTCCGCCCAGCCTTGGCATTTGTACGACTTGTTCTTTGGTGGCTTCCAGCGACTGTATTGTCCCCATACAGGCAGAAGCCTCCGCCTATCATGGCGTTGCGAACCTGCTGAATCATATTTCCGATATCCGCACCTTTGCTAATCCAAGCCTTAATATCAAGGGGTTTGTTTTTACAATGATTGACAAACGGCTGAACCTACACGCGGATATGATGGAGCACATTAAAAATTCTTTTCAGGGAATCAACGTGTTCGATACAATCATCAGTCAGTCCAAGGCTGTAAAGGAATCGCAGGTGGCCAAGGAGGATCTTTACACCAGCCACCCTTCCTCGACCCCTTGGAACCAATACAAAGCCCTGGCAACCGAACTCCTAAAACTTCAATAG